A single window of Pseudarthrobacter psychrotolerans DNA harbors:
- a CDS encoding antirestriction protein ArdA: protein MNHEHIPGADPERENRRTTPAIYVASLADYNNGRLLGDWIDATIGADAIYEKITAILAGSKEPAPEEWAIHDYEGFGNKRLSEYERIEDVAALAEGIKQHGEAFAAWVDYTGLDPEDWHHFEDAYLGEYDSLATYAEQIMDDLGLRDEIEKYLPESLQPYVRIDAEAMAEDMRLNGEIYSVESDSGIYVFNSHI, encoded by the coding sequence ATGAACCACGAACACATACCCGGGGCGGACCCGGAACGCGAGAATCGACGCACCACACCGGCGATCTACGTCGCGTCGCTGGCCGACTACAACAACGGCCGGCTGCTCGGCGATTGGATCGACGCCACTATCGGAGCCGATGCCATCTACGAGAAGATCACGGCCATACTTGCCGGATCCAAAGAGCCGGCACCGGAAGAATGGGCCATTCACGACTATGAGGGCTTCGGCAACAAACGACTCAGTGAGTATGAACGCATCGAAGACGTCGCCGCCTTGGCCGAAGGCATCAAGCAGCACGGCGAAGCCTTTGCCGCGTGGGTCGACTACACCGGCCTTGATCCCGAAGACTGGCACCACTTCGAAGACGCCTATTTGGGCGAATACGACAGCCTCGCTACTTACGCCGAGCAGATCATGGACGATCTCGGATTGCGTGACGAGATCGAAAAATACTTACCGGAATCACTCCAGCCATACGTCAGGATCGACGCCGAGGCCATGGCAGAAGACATGCGCCTCAATGGCGAGATTTACAGTGTCGAATCAGACTCCGGCATCTATGTATTCAACAGCCACATCTGA
- a CDS encoding helix-turn-helix transcriptional regulator: MQDHDIQQLAGAIRERRQELGLSASEVARRADVAKGTITRLELGQITSPRMDNLRSIADVLQIPLTNLLAESRVLRGSDLPTLQPYLRTKFKEMPEGAVREIEAHFRDVAARHGININTGPAPGEDE; the protein is encoded by the coding sequence ATGCAAGACCACGACATACAACAACTGGCGGGTGCCATCCGGGAACGACGGCAGGAACTCGGCCTGTCTGCCAGCGAAGTCGCTCGGCGGGCAGACGTTGCCAAGGGAACCATCACCAGGTTGGAACTCGGGCAAATCACCAGCCCCCGCATGGACAACCTCCGTTCAATCGCCGATGTGCTTCAGATCCCGTTGACCAATCTCCTCGCCGAATCCCGCGTCCTGCGCGGATCAGACCTTCCCACCTTGCAGCCATACCTGCGCACCAAATTCAAAGAGATGCCAGAAGGCGCCGTCCGTGAAATCGAAGCACACTTCCGCGACGTCGCCGCCCGGCACGGCATCAACATCAATACCGGCCCCGCGCCAGGCGAGGACGAGTAA
- a CDS encoding ImmA/IrrE family metallo-endopeptidase translates to MTNEINPTPFDRSVLSTLRSLIPNREVHSLAEAKQIAEHQAIRLLQLHSIGDGPVPIEFIAELPKIEIELVEAPVSGASFWNGNAWIIQLNRHENYRRQRFTLAHEYKHIIDHNRADGLYLGSKDLSAAEQAEHAADYFAGCLLVPKMLLKRAYYGGMQKPSDLANHFQVSEVAIVVRLRQTGIAEPSPRCQQASTPFSRSWQYRMNSRTQPQGV, encoded by the coding sequence ATGACCAACGAAATCAACCCAACCCCATTTGATCGAAGCGTCCTGTCCACTCTCCGATCTCTCATCCCGAACCGCGAGGTTCACTCTCTTGCCGAGGCAAAACAAATCGCCGAGCACCAAGCCATCCGATTGCTGCAGCTCCACAGTATTGGTGATGGCCCTGTCCCGATCGAGTTCATCGCCGAACTGCCCAAGATCGAGATTGAGCTCGTGGAAGCGCCTGTTTCCGGAGCCAGCTTCTGGAACGGCAACGCCTGGATCATCCAGCTCAACAGGCACGAAAACTACCGCCGCCAGCGATTCACCCTCGCACACGAATACAAGCACATCATCGACCACAATCGTGCCGACGGGCTCTACCTGGGTTCGAAAGACCTCTCGGCTGCAGAGCAAGCTGAGCACGCGGCCGACTATTTCGCCGGATGTCTGCTCGTTCCAAAGATGCTGCTCAAGCGCGCCTACTACGGAGGCATGCAGAAGCCATCCGACCTGGCAAACCATTTTCAGGTATCTGAAGTTGCCATTGTTGTCCGGCTGCGGCAGACGGGCATCGCGGAACCATCGCCACGCTGCCAACAAGCCAGCACCCCATTCTCGCGTTCATGGCAGTACCGCATGAACAGCCGCACCCAGCCACAAGGAGTTTGA